The Arachis ipaensis cultivar K30076 chromosome B07, Araip1.1, whole genome shotgun sequence genomic interval TGGGATGAGAATGAATTGCTCCAAGTACACCACTACACCTTACCACAAACCACCCCTATAAGAAAGAGTTTTGACCCAACCCATAAAACTTTGTTGGTTTAAGGATAGCCCTCTTTAATATGTTTTTGGGTCAGAGAACTGTTTTACATATTGGGCCTAAAAGCTTGGgcccaaattaaaaaaattggacTCCCATGGAAGCGGTGGCCGGTGGAAGCGCAAGAGCAAAGAAATTTCTACTATATGGTGCTGCCTACTTGGGTCAAGTCAATGAAAAGCAAAACGAAAGAGGGAAGAAGGAAAGTTGAAAGAGAATAAGAGATGAAGAATGTTACGCCAAGAGTCCAGCGTGGCCGCGTGGGGTAGTAGCATACACGCGCCAGCGTTACTGAGATGACTTAACTGTACTACACACTAAACCGGTATATATAGCGTTTTAGGCTTTTAGCTGAATTCATAGCTACCACAGCACTCTTTCACTCACTAAACTCATTTTCCAAAAACCAAAAATTAACACCTGTCCCTTCGTTTTCCCAGACAGAGTAACCACCACAATGGGCGAGGAGGTACACAACTacacactcttttttttcttttttaaattctgTGAAATAATGAATAATTGATTTTGTTGTGTTGTAATTTTGATCCATGTTACGTTttgttgcagaagaagaaaagcgAGGGAGGAGAAAACAATGTGGTGTTGAAGGTGGATTGCAGCTGCGATGGCTGCGCTTCCAAGATCAGACGCTGCCTCCGCTCTTACCCCGGCGTCGAGAACGTCAAGGCGGAGAGCGACACTGGCAAGATAACCGTCACCGGAAAAGTTTCAGATCCCGCCAAAATGAAGGAGAAGCTTGAGGAGAAGCTCAGCAAGAAGGTGCTTCTTATCTCTCCTCAGATCAAGAAggacaaaaataacaaaaatggCGACCATAATAATAAGGAGAACAAAAGCGACGGCGATAATAAGGAGAAGAAAtccaaagagaaagagaaagaggttgGTTTCCGTTTTGAATTTTTCATTCACAGTCAGTAACAGTAATGGTCCCCCTGCTACCACATGTCTACCATTATTTCTCAACCTTCCCTTCCCGTTTTTGCCAGCCtgtcatttttctttttcattttcttaattcaattcaattgaaaTTGATTATTATATTGTAACAGACTCCGGTAATGACGACGGCGGTTCTGAAGGTGGCACTTCACTGCCAGGGATGCGTCGACAAAATCCGGAAAACTGTCTCCAAAACCAAAGgtatatctatatctatatatgtaCACACTATtactacttaattaattaattaatggagTAATTAgggttgatgaatgatgatgtaaTTTGAAATCGTAGGAGTGAATGAAATGGAGataaacaaagagaaagagaCGGTGACAGTGCAGGGGACCATGGACGTGAAGGCTCTGGCTGCGAATCTAACGGAGAAGCTCAAGAGGAAGGTGGAGGTGGTCCCACCTAAGAAACCAGACAACAAGGAGAacaatggtggtggtggtgatggcaaGAAGAACAAGGGAGGCGGTGGTGgtggtaataataataatgaagaaATGGTGATGATGGAGCAGAATAGAATGGAGTATATGGCAGCTCCACATGTTCTATTTCCATCTGGATATGCTCCTGTTATGTATCCACATCATCCTGGCGGTTACAGCGGTTACAGCTATATGCCTGTGTATACGTACCCGGAGCAGTTTCACTTGcatgcaccaccaccaccacctcagATCTTCAGTGATGAGAACCCACATGCTTGCTCTCTCATGTGATCATCCTCATCGTCATCATGGTTATCATCATGCTCTTTAGGGATACCCAATAGAGACACTCTATTTTACTTGTTATTATGTTATTAAAAGTAACTAATACTCCAAATCAGGATTTGTTATTAGCTATAATGCCAttgtaaatgacaaaaaaaattggaatctctctcttcctctctccccACTTTCACAGCTGTTTAATTTGTTAAGACAATGTAAAttggttaaaaaaaatatattatatatggaATCAAATCAATGTATGTCTTGCAAGTTGCAAAACGAAGGTTCTACCAGTGTTCATCATGTTCCGATAAATTAAGACAAACAACAATAATATTCAAAATATGTATAGACAAAAAAGGGTTATAGATAGAAAAACTATTAGTAGTGAACTTTTATGTTTGTGCTGGATGGGAATTAGCTGTAGACAGTAAAATAGAGTTCAAACTTAATAATTTGGGCATGGCATGTGGCAATGGTGCATGTCCTTGTTAGGTGTCCTTGCACCAAGCAATACGTttgttgttgttggtggtggtggtgttggtatGCAGAGGTGAATACAGGTGAGGCACATTTATAGGGTCATTCCTACAAGTTTCTTGGTTGTCCTTGCTATTTAGCTTTCACAATTTGTCCTATACCATCATCCTTTGGGGCCAGGGGCCACTACCCTGAAGCCAGGTTCGTTAGTGGATTTCAAAACTGTCCTTTACTCCCT includes:
- the LOC107609640 gene encoding heavy metal-associated isoprenylated plant protein 3 — protein: MGEEKKKSEGGENNVVLKVDCSCDGCASKIRRCLRSYPGVENVKAESDTGKITVTGKVSDPAKMKEKLEEKLSKKVLLISPQIKKDKNNKNGDHNNKENKSDGDNKEKKSKEKEKETPVMTTAVLKVALHCQGCVDKIRKTVSKTKGVNEMEINKEKETVTVQGTMDVKALAANLTEKLKRKVEVVPPKKPDNKENNGGGGDGKKNKGGGGGGNNNNEEMVMMEQNRMEYMAAPHVLFPSGYAPVMYPHHPGGYSGYSYMPVYTYPEQFHLHAPPPPPQIFSDENPHACSLM